The stretch of DNA TGGCCAACAGTTCCGGTGAAAACATACCGGCCAGCGCAATTCCTGATACGGAAGCGGCCCCGAGTGATTTAGCAATCATTTTTCGTCGAGTTAACATCAGATGATCCTTTTATAAAAAATCGGTTCGTCGCGAAATGTCTCGTTTAGATTCAGCGGCACTTGGGCCTGCCGACCCATCTGGTCAACCAGTGTGATGCTGCGGTTGTCAGTGATTGGTTACGCTATGTCATGCAAACACAACCGTCTTGCAGAGACAGTAGCAAGTCCACAGACGCGCAGTGCGAGACAACGAATGTATCGCAAACAATGAGCGATTACCATTTGGTCATTGACAGATTTCGCGCATGCAATGGTCTCGACGTGCAGCCATTCGTGAGCCACACCGCACAGTATTACTTGGTCCCCTGCCATCACGGCTTCGGGGGAGGCTGCAAGTTTTAATTCGATAACCTCGCTTTGATCAAATCAATCAAAAGACGTTGGCTTGGGTTTTCTGACATACGCGGGCTGCTGTAGGCATAGGTGATATTTGGCTTCAAGCAATGCTTGAGTGTTCGCTGAACGATCTCTGGATCGGACGAAGGGACTCCCCCGATACTGCCGACGAGACCGATGCCTTCTCCTTGTTTCACGCAACTTCGAATCGAAGAGGCTAAGAGCAAATTGAAACGCCGGTCCGGGTGATCGAACACCCCGGCCCTTTTCAAAATCGCGTTGGATTCTTCGTCAGGATAGCCGTCTGGATGATTTAAAACCGGATATTTGGCGAGATCAGACGGATTGATGCGGCGTCGCTTGGCGAGCGGGTGACCGACGGGCATGATCACCATGGCTTCGATTTCGAACAGAACCTCAACAAGAAATTTTTGCGGATTTAGGCAGCAACGAGAATCGCCAATCACGAGATCGACTTCCCCAGATTGCAGCATTGCATCCCCATGGTGCTCGAACGATTCGCGGTAAGTGACGTGAATGTCTGGATGAGTTTGACGGAATTCACAAATGACCGGCATCAAGTCATCGGTGAAGCTTCGCGGGGGTGTCGCCACCGAAAGATGTTTTGGGGTCAAGTCGCAGAGCTCTTGAAATCGGTTGAGAAGGCCTTCGAATTCCTTCACCACCGGTGTTGCGAGAGAAGCTAATAGCTGTCCGGCCTCCGTGACTTCACTACGCCTTCCATCTGATTCCAAGAGCGTGACACCAACGATGTGCTCCAGCGCACGGATCTGCTTCCAGACGGTTGGGTTAGATAAATCCAAAGACTCTGCCGCTGCCGACATGTTTCCCAGCCGGACCGCCTCGCAATAGCTGCGCAGTTGTGAGTACGAAAGGTCTTTGTAGATTGGTGTTGTTCGTTTGGTCCGCGGCATCGAAGTCCCTCACGCCACTTGGTTTCATTTTGTCTAATCCCGATTTGCATATTATTGTACGTAATCTAGTCTGGCGATTGCAAATGTTAAGGCGTAGGATGAATTGAGTCGGGATTGGATGCAACATAGACGTTGCAGCATTCCGCTTCCTCGTTTCCCTTTCTATATTTGCGGAGTCAATTCTATGAAACTCTCAACGGGACAACGGCAAAGCTTTCCCTCTCACAAGAATGATGTGAGTAAGTTAGCCCGCAAATCCTCTGGATTTACACTAATCGAGCTGCTAGTTGTGATTGCTATTATCGCAATCCTCATTGCACTCTTGTTGCCCGCTGTTCAACAAGCCCGCGAAGCGGCCCGGCGGACTCAATGCAAAAACAACCTGAAGCAACTCGGGGTGGCAATGCATAACTACCATGACGTGTACCTCACTTTTCCTCCGGCCTATATAAGCACGATGGCGGGACAAATCGGTTCGCGGGAACTGGGGCTTTATAGCTGGGGAGCATTTCTTCTGCCGTACATTGAACAAGGGAATTTGTTTAAGCAGCTCAATGTCGGAACCGTGACTTTGGATCAGAATCTAGCGGATCCCGTTATTCGTGGAGCACTGCAAACACCGATTCCAGCATTTATCTGCCCGACCGATGTTGGTCCCGAATTGAATAACTGGGAAAATAGCGGGACAGCCGGACGGTACAATCGGCTCGTCACCTCCGACGGTACCGATCGAATTGCGATTGCGAAATCGAACTACATCATGGTCACGTCGACTGGAAACAGTACACGCCCCGCTGTGAACGATAGCCCGTATGGTTCGTTTGACGGTGTAGGTGGCCAAAACTCGAGCGTAAAAATCAGGGATATCATCGATGGAACGAGCAATACGCTGGCCATTGGAGAACGCGCTTGGCAGGTTGGCTCGATTGAAATGGGAGCCGGAACGGCTGTCGGATTCAGCGTGATCAGTTCTCGTATGTCTGACGGGATCCTCGAGTCTGGAACAGCTGTCATGGGGATCGCATATTGGGGGGTGAATGATACCGTCAGCCCGTTTGCCGCCGGACATGCCGCTCGCGCATTCAGCAGCCCGCATGTCGGAGGTATTCAGTTTTTGTTGTGCGACGGATCGGCCCGGTTTATCAGCGAGAACGTTGATTTTAAGCCGCATAATGTCGGATCGGACGGATGGCTCGTCGACAGCACGCTTGAACGGCTGTTCTCCAGAAAAGATGGCGACGTGCTTGGCGAATTTTAATCGTCAGCATTGCTTGGCCAACGTGCCGCCTTGTTACGTCAAATTGAACAGGGTTGCATTGGCAGCCAAGCGATCGTGAATTCGGCGAAACGACGCCATTGGTCTCGTCGCAGCTTTCATCAGCCTTGCTGAGAACAAGATGTAAGCGGTCGGCGGTGTGTGGAGTCTCCCGCACTGCCAACCGCTTACCCGGCGAAATGACGTCGTCGGATTCGATGCGACGAGGTCCAGGATCAGCGCTTAGTTTTTAGGCGTCGCTATTTCTCGCCGATATAAGCGTCAGCCTGAAGGCAAATGTTTGAGCAAGATCACAATTTCACAACTGACTGCACATGCCGCGCATGAAACCACGCGAGTCACCGCGTTTTCTCAAGTCGAAGGCTCAGAGTCGGAGGTTCGTAAAGATGAAGGCATTGTTAAAAGCATTCAAGCCATCTGCCATGGCTCTTGTCGTTGCCATCTGGGCGACTTCGGGATGTGGAGGGAACGGGGACCGACCGGAGATTGGAACGGTTGAGGGGACGATCACTTTGGACGGCAAGCCGTTTCAGGAAGTTGTTGTCGTCTTCATTCCCGATAAAGGCCGTCCTTCGACCGGGGTCACCGACGAAGAGGGCAGGTATGAGTTGAAGTATTTGGAAGATGCCGAAGGTGCGAAAATCGGTCACCACAAGGTCGGACTGGCTGCTCAAGAGGATGTGCAACCTTCGGCTCCCATTCCACGGAAATACGGCTATGGCCCCAATACGGAATTGGAAGCGGAAGTCTTAGCCGGAGACAACGTATTGGATTTTAAATTGACATCAAATTGAAGTGTGTTCGCGTCTTTAGAAGTTAATGATTTTATGTGGTTGCGGAGGTTGTCCGCGCTGCGGTCAGGGAGTTGAGGAGTAGGAATGCGTCGAAACGTCAGCCAGCAAGCAGGCATTGCAATTGTCCTCTGCGTCTTTTTACATGGCAGTGCTGCCATGTCAGCAGAAACGGAGAAGACCAGCCCGAAAAAAACAGAGGTCCAACAGGGGATTGCCGGCAGCTTCAAACAGCTGCGCGAACGTTTTGAACCAGAGCTAAGCTGGAATGCAACGACGCCGGCTGAGCATGCCGAATGGCGAAAGTCATTTCGGGACACCGTCGTTCGCCTGCTGGGGCGGATGCCGGAAAAGGTGCCGCTCAATGTGGTCTGGGCGGAAAAGAAAGAATTCGAACTGTTCACCCGGCATAAAGTCTATATTCGCTCTGAAGCTGAGTACTGGGTGCCGGTCTATTACTATGTCCCGCACAAGCATGATGAAAAACTCCCGGCCATCGTCTGCCTGCATGGGCATAGCGGGATTGAGCCTTACATTGCTTCCCAGCGCAAGGAGAGCATTATCAAGAGCACAAAGCGAGGCCAATTAGACTACGCTGTTTATTTTGCCAAGCACGGATATGTCACAGCTGCCATTGTGATGCGCGGATTCAATGAAACGGCGGACAAACAAGACCGCGGGGTCAGTCACGTCACCCGCAGTTGCCTGCAAGTGACGATGAGTTCGTATCTCATGGGGATGACCACGCTGGGGCTGCGTTGCTGGGATGCGATGCGCGTCATCGATTTTCTGCAGTCCCAGGAAGTCGTCGATCCCGATAAAATCGGGCTGGCAGGTCTTTCCGGGGGAGGCGCCGTTGCCATGTATCTCCCAGTTCTGGAGAAACGGATCAAGGTGGCAATGATTGCCGGAGCATTCACGGCTTTTCGTTCCACTTTCTATGCGACGCCTCATTGCATGTGCCAATGTCTACCGGGCATCATGCAGTATGGCGAGATGTCGGACATTGTTGCTTTGTGTGCACCGCGTCCGGTCCTGTTGATCAACGGCACGGGAGACACGGGATTCCCGATCGAAGATGCCAGGATTGGATATGAGAAATTAAAGCGGGTTTACTCACTTCAAGGAGTCGGAGAAAACGTTGAAGCGGATTTCTTCGAAGGCGGTCATCGTTGGTCAAACAATAAGACGCTGGATTTTCTCGCAAAACATTTCCAGAACCCCAAGTCGAAGATCAGTGAGTGACGATGACAATCGTCTCGAGAAGGCTATCCCTGCGCTGAGTTGGATAGTCTCGCCTTCTCCTGCTCCTCAGTATTAGGAAACGGTCTTATGTTGCTTCTCGACAGAATTCAGTTTGGATACGCGAACTCTGGTCGCCAGCGGTTTCTTACCCGGTTTTCGACTGGTTTGGCAATCGTCTTGCTGGGGATGGTTGTTTTAGGTGGCGACTCGGCCAGGGGTGGGGAGCCGAAACCCGAAGATCTCAAATTCTTTGAAACAAAAATCCGCCCTCTGCTGCATAAACAGTGTGGTAGTTGCCATGGAGAGGAAGCACAGGAATCGGGATTGCGGCTCGATACCTATCGCGGGATTTGGGAAGGCGGGGACTTAGGCCCGACCGTGGTCCCCGGGGATGTCAAACACAGTCTGCTTTTCGCAGCGGTCGATTATAAAGACACCAATCTGCAAATGCCGCCGGATGGCAAACTGCCGCAAGCGTCGATCGATCTGATTCGAGAGTGGATCGAGCGTGGGGCTCCTCATCCAGATCAGAACGGTGAATTGCAACCGATCCCCCGCGCCGGGAAAATTGATCTTGAGGAAGCGCGAAAGCATTGGGCGTTCCAACCGATCACTCATCCGCAGGTCCCCGAGTTCGATCAGTCCGACTGGGACGAAAATCCGATCGATGCCTTCGTCTTCGCACGCATGCGCTCAGAAGGGTTACAACCGAATCCACCCGCTGACAAACGGACGCTAATTCGGCGAGCCACGTTCGACTTGACGGGGCTCCCTCCCACGCCGGAAGAGATTGAAGAGTTCCTTGCGGATGATTCGCCCGCTGCCTTCGACAAAGTCATCGACAGACTCTTAGCGTCGCAGCAATACGGCGAGCGCTGGGGACGACATTGGCTAGACGTAGCCCGGTATGCGGATAGCAACGGACTGGACGAAAACCTCGCCCATCTTGATGCGTGGAAGTATCGCAACTACGTCATTAAGTCCTTCAATGACGACAAGCCGTTCGATCAGTTTATCATCGAGCAACTCGCTGGCGACATACTCTACAAGAAACGTAGGGGGGACTCCACGCCGGATTCTGATGCGGATTTCGACTTGCTGATTGCAACCGGATACCTCACCCTCGGCCCGAAGGTGCTCGCCGAACAAGACGTCGTCAAGATGGAGATGGATATTATCGATGAGCAGATCGATGCAATGGGGCAAGCAGTGCTCGGATTGACGATCGCCTGTGCTCGTTGCCACGATCATAAATTCGATCCGATCTCAGCCGAAGATTACTACGCCATTGCAGGGATTCTAAAAAGCACAAAGACCATGCAGCGGTACGAGACGATTGCTCGTTACAACGAGCACATAATCGCCACGAAACAACAGCACGAGGCGAAACGCCAAAACGAAGTGTTGAGAGCAGAAAAGAAAAAGGAAATTCAAAGCGTTCTTGATGCGGCACTCGCGGAACTGACTGACGAAGACCGCAAGCTGCCCCCCAAAGACGCGGAATCAAAGTTTTCCGCTGAGGTCCAAGCTCAACTTAAAAAACTTCGCGAGGAAGACAAGCTGCTGAAGAAGCAGACCCCCGTTCTACCGACAGCCATGGGAGTTGTCGAAGGGACCGTTGATGACACTAGAGTTCATGTTCGCGGCAGCCACTTGACCTTAGGAAAGGTTGTGCAGCGCGGGGTTCCCGCTGTGTTGGAGCAGTACGGCTCTCTAGAGATTCCAGAATCAACGAGTGGACGTTTGCAGCTCGCCCAATGGATGGCCAGTTCCAGCAATCCGCTAACGGCCCGTGTGGCGGTCAATCGCATATGGTGCTGGCATTTTGGCCGGGGGATCGTCCGGACTGTTGAAAACTTTGGCAAATTGGGCGTGCCACCGACTCACCCGGATCTGCTGGATTGGCTGGCAGCAGAATTCATGGATGATGGCTGGTCGATCAAAGAAATGCATAAACGCATCATGCGGACGCGCACCTATCAGATGAGCAGTGCGATGAATCCCCAAAATGTTGCGATTGACCCGGATAATCAGTATTTCTGGAGATCGCAATTACGACGTCTCGATGCTGAGGAAATACGCGACTCATTTCTCGCGGTGAGCGGACGGCTTGACCCAAGTATGGGGGGCCCCGTTTTGAATCTCCCCAAATGGAAGCTGGTCTTTAACCACCGATCGAAGGATGCGACATCCTACGATTCGAACCGCCGTTCCATTTATTTACCTGTGATTCGAAACAATCTTTACGACGGTTTCTATCTGTTCGATTACACCAATCCCGATGTGCCGACGGGCGACCGCGGGGCATCGACGGTTGCTCCTCAGGCGTTGTTTTTGATGAACAGTGATCTTGTGCTGCAATCTTCAATGAGTCTGGCCAAGCAGTTATTCAAGACGAGTCCCGACAACCCCCAAGAGCGCGCCGTGCTCCTCTATCAACGTGCCTTGGGCCGCAGTCCCGAAGGGGCAGAAGTGGACCGGCTGCTGGACTACACCACTCAGCTTGAGTCCATGCTACAAGCGGATCCGGATACAAAAACGCCGCAGCTTACGGCTTGGGCCGTTGTGTGCCAAAGTGTGCTGACTTCGAACGAATTCCTCTATGTCAAGTAACTGCGGACTTTCTACGGATCGTTAGAACCAGTTTCAAAACCCGGTTGCGCTTGTTCGAGAAACATTCAGAACAGTGTCAGTGAGACGCGTCAGAGGGTTTTGAAACGACTTGTCGTTAAACAGAAAGTGTGACATCCATCATGAGTTACATTGATCACATGAACACTCCGTGTAATCGACGGTCCATGCTGCGGAAATCGGCGACTGGATTCGGATATTTGGCGTTGTCTGCGATGCTGCAACAGGAACAAGCTTCCGCTGCGTCACAAAATCCTACGGCATCACCATTCCACACCACGCCGCATGCAAAGCGGGTGATCTTCTTGTTCATGAAAGGAGGCCCTTCGCACGTCGACACGTTTGACTACAAACCACAACTGCAAAAAGATGACGGCAAAGCCGTTCCGTTTGACAAACCTCGAGTCCAATTCCACGCAACCGGTGACCTGCTCGCTTCCCCCTGGAAGTTTCAGCAATACGGAGAAAGCGGAATCCATGTCAGCGAATTGTTCCCACATCTTGCGAAGCACGTAGACGACATCTGCTTCCTGAATTCATTGCATGGAACCAATCCCGCCCACGGCGGAGCCGCGTTAAAGCTGCATACGGGAAGCGACAACTTCATTCGCCCGAGCATGGGCGCATGGGTCAACTACGGACTGGGATCAGAAAACAACAATCTCCCCGGATTCATCACGATTTGCCCAACGTTGGCGCATGGCGGTGTGAAAAACTGGGGCTCCGCTTTTCTGCCGGCGCAATATCAAGGAATTCCCCTGGGGGTCGCTAGCCAACCCTCGACAAAGGCGCAGGTGAAATACATTGACAATCCCAAGTGGTCGGCCCCCGTACAAGAGTTACAACTCAAACTCTTAAGCGACATGAACCGGCAACACCTGGAAAGTGTCGGATCCGAAGCAGCGCTAGAAGCTCGTATCCAGTCATACGAGTTGGCATTTCGCATGCAGTCGGAGATGCCGCTCGCTCAAGACCTTTCCGAGGAGACGGCAGCAACGCTGGACATGTACGGTCTGAATAATGAAATCACCGAAGATTTTGGCCGACAATGCCTGCTGGCGCGTCGTTTCGCAGAACGCGGTGTTCGATTCATCCAAGTCACGCACAGTGACAATTACGTTCAATGGGACCAACATGACGGTTTGAAAGTTGGGCATGAGAAAAATTCGGCGAAAGTGGATCAGCCTATTGCCGCTCTGTTAACCGATCTCAAGCAACGGGGTTTACTGGATGACACGCTGGTCTTATGGGGAGGCGAGTTTGGCCGTACTCCGGTTTGTGAAGGCAAAGGCCGAGATGGTCGCGACCATAACCCCGAAGGTTTCACCATGTGGATGGCCGGCGGCGGCGTGAAGGGTGGCTTACAGTATGGAGCGACTGACGAATACGGCTATTATGCCATCGAGAACAAGATGCACGTGCACGACATGCACGCCACGATGCTCTACCTCCTTGGACTGCATCACGAACAGCTCACTTACCGACACGCCGGTCGTGATTTTCGGTTAACTGACGTCCATGGGAAAGTTCACAAAGAGATTATCGCATAACGGTCCGTTAAAAGTTTCCAGCCCGCCGCGCAAATTCTCGGCGCCAATTTGCGCAGCCTCTGCGGACCAGCCGGTTGGTGCGTGTGTCTCAAACTGTATGCAGAAACGCTCTGTCGGGATGGATTCTTTTGGGGCGTATCCCAACGTAGTCAATCGTGTTCTTCCACGATAAGTTCGTTCGGCGTATCGGGATAACAAGTCGGCCGGCTTTTGTGCAACGTTATACTTCGACCATCTCGATGTGCTGTTGCAGAATGGACCACAACGTCTCCCACGAGCAGGGCTTTGTCAGAAAAGCATCGGCTCCTAAGTTATACATTTTGCGTTCGACATCGTGCCCTTTTCGACCGGTTAAGACGACCACAGGTATGTCACGTGTTGCCGCGGTTTCCTTAATCCTACGTAGGACATAATCACCGTTGCCTTGTGGCATTTCGTAATCCAAAATGATAACGCGTGGGTTGCCAATGAACGCGCTGCGATATCCATCCATGCCGGTAAACGTGCGGAGGACTTCAACGCCATGTTCCCGCAATCGCATTTCAATTCCCAGCGTCAGTTCAGCATCGTCGTCAATGCACAGAACCCAAGGGGCCTCGGAAGAGGTCGGCGCCGAGAAATCCGAGATGACCTCAGTGGCTGCATCTCCCTCAGCCGACACCGCACTGTCCATTCCTACAACACCAGCGACAGCCGGTGCTGCTCCGTCCATTAAGTCGAATAGCCAATCGAACAATACTTTTTGGTCGCTATCTTCATAGGCAGACTCCGGTGCAGCGTTGATGTTGTCGTCGACCGAAAGCTTGTCGTGGGGCGCCTCATGCTCGAAGATGTCATCCAGTATCGGTTTGATGCGCGTCCAGACATCGGGACATTTGGCAACGTAATACGAACATGTGTTGTGACAGCGACGGATTGTTTCCTCGTCGGATGCACCAGTGAGTACGATGACTGGAATCGACTGCAGTTGCTCGTTTTGCAGCATGACATCCCGCACGGTCAATCCGTTTCCTCCAGGCATATTGACATCCAGAATCACAACGTCAGGGCGCACCTCACGAATGGACTTCAGCGCCGAGACCGCGTCACTGGCGGTTACTACCCTTAGGCCACATTTCTGCGACCGCAATGACAACAGCGCGACAAGATCGGCATCGTCGTCGGCAATAAGAATTTGACGTTTCTGCATTTCTGAAGTTCCCAATACTGAGTGCACAAGTTAGTTTTTAAAGCACAGTGATCTTTCGCCAATCACGCCTGGATTGACACTTCAACCGACCCAAGGAGATCTCTATTCGCTCGGCGTAATCAAATCCGCCGTACCGATTGCTGCTTGAACCACTTTGATGAGATTGCGGCCATCATAAGGTTTGGTCACAAAACAATTGGCTCCGGCATCCAAGGCTCGTTCTTGGTCCACGAGACTGGCCGACAACATCACGACCGGTATGTGTTGAGTTGAGGATTGTTCTTTCAATTCCGCCAACGCGGACAATCCATCCAGGTGTGGCATCCGCACATCCATGACGATGGCATCAGGTTGTTGTTGGGTCGCACATGCGACCGCTTGTTCTCCATCTTTGGCTGTGGATGTCTTGAAACCAGCAGTGGCCATCCACAATTGGGTTGCTTGCCGAATATCCGCTTCGTCATCGACCAATAGGATTGTTTTATTGGGGGACATTTTTCATTCCTAAGGTATTTAAGAAGGTTGGAGGGGACAGCGTTGATTGCCCCCTACGCTCCTCTGGCACAACAACATAAATCATTCACAAGCC from Symmachiella dynata encodes:
- a CDS encoding LysR family transcriptional regulator, whose amino-acid sequence is MPRTKRTTPIYKDLSYSQLRSYCEAVRLGNMSAAAESLDLSNPTVWKQIRALEHIVGVTLLESDGRRSEVTEAGQLLASLATPVVKEFEGLLNRFQELCDLTPKHLSVATPPRSFTDDLMPVICEFRQTHPDIHVTYRESFEHHGDAMLQSGEVDLVIGDSRCCLNPQKFLVEVLFEIEAMVIMPVGHPLAKRRRINPSDLAKYPVLNHPDGYPDEESNAILKRAGVFDHPDRRFNLLLASSIRSCVKQGEGIGLVGSIGGVPSSDPEIVQRTLKHCLKPNITYAYSSPRMSENPSQRLLIDLIKARLSN
- a CDS encoding DUF1559 domain-containing protein gives rise to the protein MKLSTGQRQSFPSHKNDVSKLARKSSGFTLIELLVVIAIIAILIALLLPAVQQAREAARRTQCKNNLKQLGVAMHNYHDVYLTFPPAYISTMAGQIGSRELGLYSWGAFLLPYIEQGNLFKQLNVGTVTLDQNLADPVIRGALQTPIPAFICPTDVGPELNNWENSGTAGRYNRLVTSDGTDRIAIAKSNYIMVTSTGNSTRPAVNDSPYGSFDGVGGQNSSVKIRDIIDGTSNTLAIGERAWQVGSIEMGAGTAVGFSVISSRMSDGILESGTAVMGIAYWGVNDTVSPFAAGHAARAFSSPHVGGIQFLLCDGSARFISENVDFKPHNVGSDGWLVDSTLERLFSRKDGDVLGEF
- a CDS encoding carboxypeptidase regulatory-like domain-containing protein, coding for MKALLKAFKPSAMALVVAIWATSGCGGNGDRPEIGTVEGTITLDGKPFQEVVVVFIPDKGRPSTGVTDEEGRYELKYLEDAEGAKIGHHKVGLAAQEDVQPSAPIPRKYGYGPNTELEAEVLAGDNVLDFKLTSN
- a CDS encoding alpha/beta hydrolase family protein — protein: MRRNVSQQAGIAIVLCVFLHGSAAMSAETEKTSPKKTEVQQGIAGSFKQLRERFEPELSWNATTPAEHAEWRKSFRDTVVRLLGRMPEKVPLNVVWAEKKEFELFTRHKVYIRSEAEYWVPVYYYVPHKHDEKLPAIVCLHGHSGIEPYIASQRKESIIKSTKRGQLDYAVYFAKHGYVTAAIVMRGFNETADKQDRGVSHVTRSCLQVTMSSYLMGMTTLGLRCWDAMRVIDFLQSQEVVDPDKIGLAGLSGGGAVAMYLPVLEKRIKVAMIAGAFTAFRSTFYATPHCMCQCLPGIMQYGEMSDIVALCAPRPVLLINGTGDTGFPIEDARIGYEKLKRVYSLQGVGENVEADFFEGGHRWSNNKTLDFLAKHFQNPKSKISE
- a CDS encoding PSD1 and planctomycete cytochrome C domain-containing protein, encoding MLLLDRIQFGYANSGRQRFLTRFSTGLAIVLLGMVVLGGDSARGGEPKPEDLKFFETKIRPLLHKQCGSCHGEEAQESGLRLDTYRGIWEGGDLGPTVVPGDVKHSLLFAAVDYKDTNLQMPPDGKLPQASIDLIREWIERGAPHPDQNGELQPIPRAGKIDLEEARKHWAFQPITHPQVPEFDQSDWDENPIDAFVFARMRSEGLQPNPPADKRTLIRRATFDLTGLPPTPEEIEEFLADDSPAAFDKVIDRLLASQQYGERWGRHWLDVARYADSNGLDENLAHLDAWKYRNYVIKSFNDDKPFDQFIIEQLAGDILYKKRRGDSTPDSDADFDLLIATGYLTLGPKVLAEQDVVKMEMDIIDEQIDAMGQAVLGLTIACARCHDHKFDPISAEDYYAIAGILKSTKTMQRYETIARYNEHIIATKQQHEAKRQNEVLRAEKKKEIQSVLDAALAELTDEDRKLPPKDAESKFSAEVQAQLKKLREEDKLLKKQTPVLPTAMGVVEGTVDDTRVHVRGSHLTLGKVVQRGVPAVLEQYGSLEIPESTSGRLQLAQWMASSSNPLTARVAVNRIWCWHFGRGIVRTVENFGKLGVPPTHPDLLDWLAAEFMDDGWSIKEMHKRIMRTRTYQMSSAMNPQNVAIDPDNQYFWRSQLRRLDAEEIRDSFLAVSGRLDPSMGGPVLNLPKWKLVFNHRSKDATSYDSNRRSIYLPVIRNNLYDGFYLFDYTNPDVPTGDRGASTVAPQALFLMNSDLVLQSSMSLAKQLFKTSPDNPQERAVLLYQRALGRSPEGAEVDRLLDYTTQLESMLQADPDTKTPQLTAWAVVCQSVLTSNEFLYVK
- a CDS encoding DUF1501 domain-containing protein, encoding MLRKSATGFGYLALSAMLQQEQASAASQNPTASPFHTTPHAKRVIFLFMKGGPSHVDTFDYKPQLQKDDGKAVPFDKPRVQFHATGDLLASPWKFQQYGESGIHVSELFPHLAKHVDDICFLNSLHGTNPAHGGAALKLHTGSDNFIRPSMGAWVNYGLGSENNNLPGFITICPTLAHGGVKNWGSAFLPAQYQGIPLGVASQPSTKAQVKYIDNPKWSAPVQELQLKLLSDMNRQHLESVGSEAALEARIQSYELAFRMQSEMPLAQDLSEETAATLDMYGLNNEITEDFGRQCLLARRFAERGVRFIQVTHSDNYVQWDQHDGLKVGHEKNSAKVDQPIAALLTDLKQRGLLDDTLVLWGGEFGRTPVCEGKGRDGRDHNPEGFTMWMAGGGVKGGLQYGATDEYGYYAIENKMHVHDMHATMLYLLGLHHEQLTYRHAGRDFRLTDVHGKVHKEIIA
- a CDS encoding response regulator, producing the protein MQKRQILIADDDADLVALLSLRSQKCGLRVVTASDAVSALKSIREVRPDVVILDVNMPGGNGLTVRDVMLQNEQLQSIPVIVLTGASDEETIRRCHNTCSYYVAKCPDVWTRIKPILDDIFEHEAPHDKLSVDDNINAAPESAYEDSDQKVLFDWLFDLMDGAAPAVAGVVGMDSAVSAEGDAATEVISDFSAPTSSEAPWVLCIDDDAELTLGIEMRLREHGVEVLRTFTGMDGYRSAFIGNPRVIILDYEMPQGNGDYVLRRIKETAATRDIPVVVLTGRKGHDVERKMYNLGADAFLTKPCSWETLWSILQQHIEMVEV
- a CDS encoding response regulator, which produces MSPNKTILLVDDEADIRQATQLWMATAGFKTSTAKDGEQAVACATQQQPDAIVMDVRMPHLDGLSALAELKEQSSTQHIPVVMLSASLVDQERALDAGANCFVTKPYDGRNLIKVVQAAIGTADLITPSE